The sequence GCCGGGGACAGGACCCGTCGCCGATGGCAGCGGTTCCCCCCTCGCCCAAGAGGAGAGAAGAGAAAGAGAGCTTGAGAAATGGGTTTCAAAGTTGCAGTAGCGGGCGCGACCGGGAATGTCGGCCGTGAAATGCTCAATATCCTCGCCGAACGCGGCTTTCCGGCCGATGAGGTCGTGGCACTCGCATCGGCCCGCTCGCAGGGAACCGAAGTCTCCTTCGGTGACCGGACGCTGAAGGTTTCCAACCTGGAGAATTACGATTTCTCCGATACCGACATCTGCCTGATGTCGGCCGGCGGCGACGTTTCCAAGAGGGTCTCGCCGAAGATCGGCGCACAGGGCTGCGTCGTCATCGACAATTCCTCCGCCTGGCGATACGACGCCGACGTGCCACTCATCGTTCCGGAAGTAAACCCGGATGCCGTCACGCAGTTCACCAAGCGCAACATCATCGCCAATCCGAATTGCTCGACCGCGCAACTCGTCGTCGCCCTGAAGCCGCTGCATGACTTCGCCAAGATCAAGCGCGTCGTCGTTTCGACCTACCAGTCGGTTTCCGGCGCTGGCAAGGACGGCATGGACGAGCTCTTCAACCAGACCCGCGCCGTCTTCGTCGCCGATCCGATCGAGAACAAGAAGTTCACCAAGCGCATAGCCTTCAACGTCATCCCGCACATCGATGTGTTCATGGAAGACGGCTACACCAAGGAAGAGTGGAAGGTACTGGCCGAAACCAAGAAGATGCTCGACCCGAAGATCAAGGTCACCTGCACGGCTGTCCGCGTCCCGGTCTTCATCGGCCATTCGGAATCGGTCAACATCGAGTTCGAGAACGAGATCACTGCCGATCAGGCCCGTGACATCCTTCGCGAAGCTCCGGGCTGCCTCGTCATCGACAAGCATGAGAACGGTGGCTACATCACGCCTTACGAATCCGCCGGCGAAGATGCGACCTATATTTCGCGCATCCGTGAAGACGCGACCGTCGAAAACGGCCTCAACCTGTGGGTCGTCTCCGACAACCTGCGCAAGGGCGCCGCGCTCAACGCCATTCAGATCGCCGAATTGCTCGTCAACCGTGGGCTGATCAAGCCGCGCAAGCAGGCTGCATAAGGATCCGTAAACCAATTTACGGTTTATCAACCCT comes from Rhizobium tropici CIAT 899 and encodes:
- a CDS encoding aspartate-semialdehyde dehydrogenase; its protein translation is MGFKVAVAGATGNVGREMLNILAERGFPADEVVALASARSQGTEVSFGDRTLKVSNLENYDFSDTDICLMSAGGDVSKRVSPKIGAQGCVVIDNSSAWRYDADVPLIVPEVNPDAVTQFTKRNIIANPNCSTAQLVVALKPLHDFAKIKRVVVSTYQSVSGAGKDGMDELFNQTRAVFVADPIENKKFTKRIAFNVIPHIDVFMEDGYTKEEWKVLAETKKMLDPKIKVTCTAVRVPVFIGHSESVNIEFENEITADQARDILREAPGCLVIDKHENGGYITPYESAGEDATYISRIREDATVENGLNLWVVSDNLRKGAALNAIQIAELLVNRGLIKPRKQAA